The Juglans regia cultivar Chandler chromosome 2, Walnut 2.0, whole genome shotgun sequence genome includes a window with the following:
- the LOC109013236 gene encoding protein RICE SALT SENSITIVE 3-like produces the protein MVGSGASDRSKEAVGMMALHEALRSVCLNSDWTYSVFWTIRPRPRVRGGNGCKVGDDNGSLMLMWEDGFCRVRVGDCLEEIDGGEDPVRRSFSKMSIQLYNYGEGLMGKVASDKCHKWVFKEPTECEPNISNYWQSSFDALPPEWTDQFESGIQTIAVIQAGHGLLQLGSCKIIPEDLHFVLRMRHTFESLGYQSGFYLSQLFSSNGNPSSSSSLPSKQSPLPIRPPTPLFNWGQRPLPSATSMLSSPNFPNSTRLGFPQAKDETHMFLLPHSSETRMEDMVGEHENDIKWPNGLSFFNALTGRTDDAKLLFNPDSLGNKPDHNHHPLILEGKNSNPNSDALNMHNGSGANPNEFLSLDSHPESARKMENKFKRSFTLPARMASSSSSTSIDHQQHQPVEYRNPEGGMYSDVMETFLE, from the exons atggtgggCTCAGGAGCATCAGATAGGAGCAAAGAAGCTGTTGGGATGATGGCCCTTCATGAGGCCCTCAGAAGCGTCTGCCTCAACTCAGACTGGACTTACTCTGTCTTCTGGACCATCCGTCCTCGCCC AAGAGTCAGAGGGGGTAATGGGTGCAAGGTTGGAGACGACAACGGTAGTCT AATGTTGATGTGGGAAGATGGGTTTTGTCGAGTAAGAGTTGGCGATTGTTTAGAAGAGATTGATGGTGGCGAAGATCCTGTCAGAAGATCCTTCAGCAAGATGTCCATTCAGTTATATAATTATGGAGAAGG GTTGATGGGGAAAGTTGCATCTGATAAGTGTCATAAATGGGTCTTCAAAGAACCGACTGAATGCGAACCAAATATCTCCAACTACTGGCAGAGTTCTTTTGATGCT CTTCCTCCAGAATGGACTGATCAATTCGAGTCAGGAATTCAG ACAATAGCTGTCATTCAAGCTGGCCATGGCCTTCTACAGTTGGGTTCTTGCAagatt ATACCTGAAGATCTCCATTTCGTGCTAAGAATGAGGCATACCTTTGAATCTCTAGGCTATCAGTCTGGGTTCTACCTCTCCCAGCTCTTTTCTTCAAACGGGAacccttcctcttcttcctcactACCTTCAAAGCAATCACCCCTTCCAATCCGACCTCCTACTCCGCTCTTCAACTGGGGCCAAAGGCCACTTCCGTCCGCAACTTCTATGCTTTCTTCACCCAATTTTCCAAACTCGACCAGACTTGGATTTCCACAAGCCAAAGATGAGACCCACATGTTTCTTCTACCTCATTCATCTGAAACCCGTATGGAAGATATGGTGGGAGAGCACGAAAACGACATCAAGTGGCCAAACGGGCTGTCTTTCTTCAATGCTCTTACTGGACGTACTGATGATGCCAAGCTGTTGTTTAACCCGGACAGCTTAGGAAACAAACCCGACCACAATCACCACCCTCTCATCCTTGAAGGAAAGAATTCAAACCCGAATTCAGATGCCTTAAATATGCATAATGGTAGTGGAGCAAACCCCAATGAATTCTTGAGCTTGGACAGCCATCCGGAGAGTGCAAGAAAGATGGAAAACAAATTCAAGAGGAGCTTTACATTGCCGGCTAGAATGGcttcatcctcttcttcaacttctaTTGATCACCAGCAACACCAACCTGTGGAGTATAGGAATCCTGAAGGGGGCATGTATTCAGATGTCATGGAGACCTTCTTGGAGTGA